In Chryseobacterium camelliae, one DNA window encodes the following:
- a CDS encoding DNA-directed RNA polymerase subunit alpha C-terminal domain-containing protein, with protein MINLVLMAKCLKNVVPYHPESDFLKDILPVTARRALEREKIDSLEKLCGYSEAEILQMQGFGKYSMQRLKKYMKDHQADFRNNPGSKIKIMTELTERKGKSNVI; from the coding sequence ATGATCAATTTAGTGCTTATGGCCAAATGCCTTAAAAATGTTGTTCCTTACCATCCGGAAAGTGACTTTTTAAAGGATATCCTGCCTGTAACAGCCAGAAGAGCGCTGGAAAGAGAGAAAATCGATTCACTGGAAAAGCTGTGCGGATATTCTGAAGCGGAAATCCTGCAAATGCAGGGTTTCGGAAAATATTCCATGCAGAGGCTGAAGAAGTATATGAAGGATCATCAGGCGGATTTCCGGAACAATCCGGGAAGTAAGATTAAAATTATGACGGAACTTACAGAAAGAAAAGGCAAATCAAACGTTATTTAA
- a CDS encoding VOC family protein, whose translation MNNNIFPCLWYDQDAVASARFYCEVFGGKLTADTPVVLNIELFGQKFMLLNAGPQFTKNPSVSFTVFCQTEEEILGYWQRLSEKGKVMMPLDSYPWSRKFGWVEDQYGVSWQLTLDEKIPEQKIMPALMFIHQNNGKAQQAMELYTQIFPDSEIKKIQRYGDSGENNNAEPAGHISQGHFIINGYSFLCTENSYDHQFDFNEAISIVVMTDDQSQTDHYWNALVAGGGRESMCGWLKDRYGLSWQIVPKRLIELMNDQDPAKAHKVVQAMFQMQKIIIEDLEKAYYS comes from the coding sequence ATGAACAACAATATTTTTCCGTGCCTGTGGTATGATCAGGATGCTGTAGCATCGGCGCGGTTTTACTGTGAGGTTTTCGGCGGAAAGCTTACGGCAGATACTCCTGTAGTATTGAACATCGAACTTTTCGGACAGAAATTCATGCTGCTGAATGCCGGTCCGCAATTCACCAAGAATCCTTCCGTATCTTTTACGGTATTTTGCCAAACTGAAGAAGAAATCCTCGGATATTGGCAACGGCTCAGTGAAAAAGGAAAAGTGATGATGCCTCTGGATTCCTATCCGTGGAGCAGGAAGTTTGGCTGGGTGGAAGACCAGTACGGGGTAAGCTGGCAACTGACGCTGGATGAAAAAATACCTGAACAGAAGATTATGCCTGCTTTAATGTTCATCCATCAGAACAATGGTAAAGCACAGCAAGCTATGGAATTGTATACACAGATTTTTCCTGATTCGGAAATTAAAAAAATACAGAGATATGGTGATTCAGGTGAAAATAATAATGCTGAACCGGCAGGACATATCAGCCAGGGGCATTTTATCATTAATGGGTACAGCTTTCTATGCACGGAAAACTCATATGATCACCAGTTTGATTTCAACGAAGCCATATCAATTGTGGTAATGACCGATGATCAGAGCCAAACCGACCATTACTGGAATGCACTGGTTGCAGGTGGCGGCAGGGAAAGCATGTGCGGATGGCTGAAGGACCGTTATGGGCTCAGCTGGCAGATCGTTCCCAAAAGGCTGATCGAGCTGATGAATGATCAGGATCCTGCAAAGGCTCATAAAGTCGTTCAGGCAATGTTTCAGATGCAGAAAATTATTATAGAGGATTTGGAAAAAGCTTATTATTCATAA
- a CDS encoding SDR family oxidoreductase encodes MKTHNQSQSKSEVPQEGLYPEIIREGYKGSEKLLGRKALISGGDSGIGQAVAVHFAREGADVSIIYKESDDDAEETKKLVEEEGRQCLLLKGDISDKAFRKQIIDQIAQDWGKIDILVNNAAIQSPKNEIENISDEQILKTFNTNIISMISFTRDCLSLMQQGSRIICTTSVTAYRGSDHLIDYSSTKGAIATFIRSMATNLAEKKILVNGIAPGPIWTPLVKETFDDVSDFGKDTPLKRAGQPSEVAPAFVFLASEDSSYITGDIIHINGGDFVGG; translated from the coding sequence ATGAAAACACACAACCAATCACAATCCAAATCAGAGGTGCCCCAGGAAGGCCTGTATCCCGAGATTATCCGGGAAGGTTACAAAGGCAGTGAAAAGCTTCTGGGACGGAAAGCTCTGATATCCGGAGGTGACAGCGGAATCGGCCAGGCAGTGGCTGTTCACTTTGCCAGGGAAGGGGCAGATGTTTCCATCATATATAAAGAAAGTGATGACGATGCTGAAGAAACCAAAAAACTTGTTGAAGAAGAAGGCCGGCAATGCCTGTTGCTGAAAGGCGATATTTCCGATAAAGCATTCAGGAAGCAGATCATAGATCAGATTGCCCAGGATTGGGGGAAGATTGATATCCTCGTGAATAATGCCGCAATACAGTCTCCCAAAAATGAAATAGAAAATATCAGCGACGAGCAGATCCTGAAAACCTTCAATACCAATATCATTTCCATGATCTCCTTTACCCGGGATTGCCTTTCGCTCATGCAGCAAGGCAGCAGGATCATCTGTACTACATCCGTAACGGCCTATCGCGGCAGTGACCACCTCATCGATTATTCTTCCACAAAAGGGGCTATTGCTACCTTCATACGTTCCATGGCCACCAATCTTGCCGAAAAGAAGATTCTGGTTAATGGAATTGCACCGGGACCTATATGGACCCCACTGGTAAAAGAAACTTTTGACGATGTTTCCGATTTTGGAAAAGACACTCCGCTGAAGAGGGCAGGACAACCCTCTGAAGTGGCTCCTGCATTCGTTTTCCTGGCTTCTGAAGACTCAAGTTATATCACCGGCGATATTATCCACATTAATGGCGGAGATTTTGTAGGAGGTTAA
- a CDS encoding SRPBCC domain-containing protein, whose protein sequence is METLSYMIMIESSLQKVWNVLWGDETYGKWTQYFNPGSKVKSDWQIGGKTYFLNAEGNGLVSTIGSLQQPHYVVFKHLGVLKDGVEDTQSKEVKEWSGSFERYFLTEFGGKTKLYIEVQAEKQRREAMDAGFTKGLQTVKQLAEQV, encoded by the coding sequence ATGGAAACACTATCTTACATGATTATGATTGAGTCTTCGCTGCAGAAAGTTTGGAATGTGCTTTGGGGTGATGAAACGTATGGTAAATGGACTCAGTACTTTAACCCTGGATCTAAAGTTAAATCTGACTGGCAGATCGGAGGAAAAACGTATTTCCTGAATGCGGAAGGAAACGGATTGGTTTCTACGATAGGGAGCCTGCAACAGCCTCATTACGTAGTTTTTAAACATTTGGGCGTATTAAAAGACGGAGTAGAAGATACGCAGAGCAAAGAAGTAAAAGAATGGAGCGGCTCTTTCGAAAGGTATTTTCTTACTGAGTTTGGCGGAAAAACCAAACTTTATATAGAAGTTCAGGCAGAGAAACAGAGACGGGAAGCGATGGATGCAGGCTTTACAAAAGGCCTTCAAACCGTAAAACAATTGGCAGAACAGGTTTAG
- a CDS encoding DoxX family protein, which produces MKLLVIMFGSFLLALVGTRVFQGEWNILFSGNFGMAIFLFFTGIAHFRYQKGMAMMIPDFIPAKIFWVYATGFIEIAAGIGLLIPSLRELTAVLLIIFFMLVFVANINSSRKRINLFKADYTGPGMNYLYKERLPMQIILIAWTWFFGIHLN; this is translated from the coding sequence ATGAAATTACTGGTGATCATGTTCGGGAGTTTCCTACTTGCACTTGTTGGAACCAGGGTGTTTCAGGGAGAATGGAATATTCTGTTTTCAGGAAACTTCGGGATGGCCATATTCCTTTTTTTTACCGGAATAGCTCATTTCAGATATCAGAAAGGGATGGCCATGATGATTCCTGATTTCATTCCTGCTAAAATATTCTGGGTGTATGCTACCGGCTTTATTGAAATAGCCGCCGGCATAGGACTTTTGATTCCCTCTTTACGGGAACTGACTGCCGTTTTGCTGATCATCTTTTTTATGCTGGTTTTTGTTGCCAATATCAATTCATCCAGGAAAAGGATTAACCTGTTCAAAGCAGATTATACCGGCCCGGGCATGAACTATCTCTATAAGGAAAGACTTCCGATGCAGATTATCTTAATTGCCTGGACATGGTTCTTCGGAATACACTTAAACTAA
- a CDS encoding SDR family oxidoreductase: protein MQRFKNKFALITGGTSGMGFATAEQFISEGGSVVITGRSEKTVSEAMKNLGNRAFGMICDAGNLKDVMNLQREVKNYTDSIDLVFANAGYGKFAPIEAVNDTFFDELFNTLVKGSFFTVQQMLPLMKEGSSVIFNTSIATEMSMPNFSVYSAAKSAVQSFIKSFATELTARGIRVNGISPGHIKTNIFNNTGLNPEQIDEAIQQIIPAIPFKRQGDPAEIARAVLFLASCDASYIHGAELRVDAGISVVGH, encoded by the coding sequence ATGCAGAGATTTAAAAACAAATTTGCCCTGATCACTGGCGGAACCAGCGGAATGGGCTTTGCTACGGCAGAACAGTTCATCAGCGAAGGCGGAAGCGTGGTCATTACAGGAAGAAGTGAAAAAACAGTCAGTGAAGCAATGAAAAATTTGGGTAACAGAGCTTTCGGAATGATCTGTGATGCGGGCAATTTAAAAGACGTCATGAATTTGCAACGGGAGGTAAAAAATTACACAGACAGCATAGACCTTGTCTTCGCGAATGCCGGCTACGGAAAATTTGCCCCTATTGAGGCTGTGAATGATACCTTTTTTGATGAGCTGTTCAACACGCTTGTAAAAGGTTCGTTTTTTACGGTACAGCAGATGCTGCCGCTCATGAAAGAGGGAAGTTCGGTTATCTTTAATACTTCAATTGCCACCGAAATGTCAATGCCCAATTTCTCAGTTTATTCAGCAGCGAAATCAGCCGTACAATCATTCATAAAAAGCTTTGCGACGGAACTTACTGCCAGAGGAATCCGCGTAAATGGCATAAGTCCGGGACATATCAAGACGAATATTTTTAATAATACCGGTCTTAACCCTGAGCAGATTGATGAAGCTATCCAGCAAATCATTCCTGCGATTCCATTTAAACGGCAGGGAGATCCGGCTGAAATTGCCCGGGCTGTACTATTTCTGGCCTCCTGTGATGCATCCTATATCCATGGTGCGGAACTCCGGGTAGACGCGGGGATTTCCGTGGTTGGTCATTAA
- the lipB gene encoding lipoyl(octanoyl) transferase LipB — translation MNTHQNKAVVFEDLGIKDYQSAWDYQEQLMKGIIDTKIRNRDLPPEQHHTTSNYLLFVEHPHVYTLGKSGHEENMLAGMEQLKEIEATFVKTNRGGDITYHGYGQLVGYPILDLENFFTDIHLYMRNLEEVIIRTIAEFGLKGERSKGETGVWLDVGKPYARKICAMGVKASRWVTLHGFALNVNTDMRYFEYIIPCGIKDKQVTSLKRELERDLTPEEIEKVKSAVRKHFTEVFEAELVNV, via the coding sequence ATGAATACACATCAGAACAAAGCAGTGGTGTTTGAGGACTTAGGCATTAAAGACTATCAGTCTGCTTGGGATTATCAGGAGCAACTGATGAAAGGGATCATTGATACCAAGATCAGGAACCGGGACCTGCCTCCTGAGCAGCACCATACAACGTCCAATTATCTGCTTTTTGTAGAGCATCCGCATGTATACACACTGGGTAAAAGCGGTCATGAAGAAAATATGCTGGCCGGAATGGAGCAGCTTAAAGAAATAGAAGCCACTTTTGTAAAGACCAACCGTGGCGGGGACATTACCTATCACGGCTACGGGCAGCTGGTAGGATATCCGATTTTAGACCTTGAAAATTTCTTTACGGACATTCACCTGTATATGAGGAACCTTGAAGAAGTTATTATAAGGACTATTGCTGAATTCGGTCTGAAAGGGGAACGTTCAAAAGGGGAAACCGGCGTATGGCTGGATGTGGGAAAACCTTATGCGAGGAAAATCTGTGCCATGGGTGTTAAAGCATCCCGTTGGGTAACCCTGCACGGTTTTGCGCTCAACGTCAATACAGACATGCGGTATTTTGAATATATTATCCCATGCGGCATTAAAGACAAGCAGGTTACCTCTCTGAAAAGAGAGCTGGAAAGGGATCTGACTCCTGAAGAAATTGAAAAAGTAAAATCTGCGGTCAGAAAACATTTTACCGAAGTTTTTGAAGCAGAGCTTGTCAATGTATAA
- the trpA gene encoding tryptophan synthase subunit alpha — protein MKKLNIYFTAGIPEAEDTADIMKLIQDSGAEMMEIGMPYSDPVADGPVIQQAHERALHNGMTLEKLFSQLKSVKDDITIPVILMGYINPVLSFGFERFCAACAESGVSGLIIPDLPPVEFEKNYGPVIRKYGLNFTFLVTPETSSERILYLDSLSSGFLYAVSSSSTTGSQKAAVNNEDYLSKLASLPLTNPLMIGFGIQSRQDFERVTKYADGGIIGTAFVNILLHETEWKEKATRFIRSVKA, from the coding sequence ATGAAAAAACTTAATATATACTTTACGGCCGGTATTCCTGAAGCCGAAGACACAGCAGATATCATGAAGCTGATCCAGGATTCCGGAGCAGAAATGATGGAAATCGGCATGCCGTATTCTGATCCTGTAGCGGACGGACCGGTAATCCAGCAGGCCCATGAACGGGCCCTTCATAACGGCATGACGCTTGAGAAACTTTTTTCCCAATTGAAATCCGTTAAAGACGACATCACGATTCCGGTTATCCTGATGGGGTATATCAATCCGGTACTGAGTTTCGGATTTGAAAGGTTTTGTGCGGCCTGTGCGGAAAGCGGAGTTTCCGGACTCATCATTCCGGACCTGCCACCCGTTGAGTTTGAAAAGAATTATGGACCGGTGATCAGGAAATACGGCCTTAATTTCACATTTCTGGTAACTCCTGAAACGTCTTCGGAAAGAATCCTGTATCTGGATTCCCTGAGTTCAGGTTTTTTATATGCCGTAAGTTCTTCCTCTACAACCGGCAGCCAGAAAGCAGCCGTCAACAACGAAGATTATCTTTCCAAACTGGCCTCATTACCACTTACCAATCCTTTAATGATCGGCTTTGGCATCCAGTCCAGGCAGGATTTTGAAAGGGTGACCAAATATGCGGACGGCGGAATCATAGGGACTGCTTTCGTTAATATTCTGCTTCATGAAACCGAATGGAAGGAAAAAGCGACCCGCTTTATCCGCTCTGTTAAAGCTTAA
- the trpB gene encoding tryptophan synthase subunit beta, giving the protein MKYKNPDENGYYGAFGGAFIPEMLYPNVEELQNSYIAIIESEDFQQEYQDLLKNYVGRATPLYFAKNLSKKYNTQIYLKREDLNHTGAHKINNALGQVLLAKRLGKKRIIAETGAGQHGVATATACALLGLECIVYMGEVDIKRQAPNVARMNMLGAKVVPSTSGSKTLKDAVNEALRDWISNPVTTHYVIGSVVGPHPFPDLVARFQSIISQEIREQLYEQTGNRNPDYVIACVGGGSNAAGTFYHFVEEENVKLIAAEAGGLGIDSGKTAATTFLGTLGVLHGSKSLVMQTADGQVIEPHSISAGLDYPGIGPFHAHLFNEKRAEFFSITDEEALQSAFALTRSEGIIPALESAHALAVLDQKTFKPDEVIVICLSGRGDKDMETYLKKIQDMDQELSGQL; this is encoded by the coding sequence ATGAAATATAAAAACCCAGACGAAAACGGATACTACGGTGCATTTGGCGGAGCGTTCATCCCCGAAATGCTGTACCCTAATGTAGAGGAACTGCAGAACAGTTATATTGCCATCATAGAATCTGAAGATTTCCAGCAGGAATACCAGGACCTCTTGAAAAATTATGTAGGACGTGCCACACCGCTGTATTTTGCTAAAAACTTAAGTAAAAAATACAATACTCAGATCTACCTGAAACGGGAAGATCTGAATCACACCGGAGCACACAAGATCAATAATGCACTTGGACAGGTTTTGTTGGCCAAAAGACTCGGCAAAAAAAGGATTATCGCAGAAACAGGAGCCGGACAGCACGGTGTGGCGACTGCGACCGCCTGCGCCCTGCTCGGACTGGAGTGCATCGTGTATATGGGAGAAGTGGATATCAAACGGCAGGCACCCAATGTAGCCCGGATGAATATGCTGGGTGCGAAGGTAGTGCCATCCACATCAGGTTCCAAAACCCTGAAAGATGCGGTAAACGAGGCACTGCGCGACTGGATCAGTAATCCTGTGACGACCCATTACGTCATCGGAAGCGTCGTTGGTCCCCATCCGTTCCCTGACCTTGTGGCAAGGTTCCAGAGTATTATCTCTCAGGAAATCCGGGAACAACTGTACGAGCAGACCGGAAACCGAAATCCTGACTATGTCATAGCCTGTGTAGGCGGCGGAAGCAATGCTGCGGGTACTTTTTACCATTTTGTGGAGGAAGAGAATGTTAAACTGATTGCCGCAGAAGCGGGTGGCTTAGGCATAGATTCAGGAAAAACAGCAGCAACGACTTTTTTAGGGACACTGGGCGTCCTGCATGGAAGCAAAAGCCTGGTCATGCAAACAGCGGACGGACAGGTGATTGAGCCGCATTCAATTTCTGCGGGGCTGGATTACCCGGGTATTGGACCTTTTCATGCGCACCTTTTCAACGAAAAACGGGCTGAATTTTTCAGCATTACGGATGAAGAGGCATTACAGTCTGCCTTTGCACTGACCCGCTCCGAAGGCATTATTCCGGCGCTGGAAAGTGCCCACGCTCTGGCAGTTCTGGACCAGAAAACGTTCAAACCTGATGAGGTGATCGTCATTTGCTTAAGCGGCCGCGGAGATAAGGATATGGAAACCTATTTAAAGAAAATCCAGGATATGGATCAGGAACTTTCTGGTCAACTCTAA
- a CDS encoding GNAT family N-acetyltransferase: MKYETKKVHELTATQIEDILELWNVPQWNGITTDEFRTSFSNSEFHFLVEGNKILAVLRLNMDLILDIDDKEHAFMEVVGFVSSEKNKGYGRKLLHYFKDHIQERNLEVIGFCKAELRPFYEKCQIRILYNQARIIKEKEGTAWINSEDDDTLIFTLSDEKATLLSQLPENKTYLKDQ, from the coding sequence ATGAAATATGAAACCAAAAAAGTACATGAATTAACCGCCACACAGATTGAAGATATCCTGGAACTCTGGAATGTACCCCAGTGGAATGGCATTACAACAGATGAGTTCCGGACGTCATTCAGCAATTCGGAATTTCACTTTCTTGTAGAAGGTAATAAAATTCTTGCTGTACTGAGATTGAACATGGATTTAATTCTGGACATCGATGATAAAGAACACGCTTTTATGGAAGTAGTAGGTTTTGTTTCATCAGAAAAGAATAAAGGGTATGGCAGGAAACTCCTCCATTATTTTAAAGATCATATTCAGGAAAGAAATCTTGAAGTTATTGGTTTCTGTAAGGCAGAATTACGTCCCTTTTATGAAAAGTGTCAGATCAGAATTTTATATAATCAGGCCAGGATTATTAAAGAAAAAGAAGGAACAGCTTGGATCAATTCTGAAGATGATGATACCTTGATCTTCACTTTATCCGATGAAAAAGCAACATTGCTAAGCCAGCTTCCTGAAAACAAAACATATTTAAAAGATCAATAA
- a CDS encoding phosphoribosylanthranilate isomerase → MKKGIEALKVCGMTRKEQINELIAMNVDFIGFIFYECSPRFVLNSLTLADIQSIDHSGKTGVFVNESVEKIIEIAEKAGLNMIQLHGDEDQDYISELRKEAGNKIKIMKAVRIGFQDTVSKEQYSEKISEQIRAVRHDVDYILFDTDSKGYGGTGKSFDWSLLDSLDIPIPYFLSGGISEANINDLDMISHKPFAIDINSKFERAPGDKDIEKIKTFKNGIC, encoded by the coding sequence ATGAAGAAAGGAATAGAGGCGCTGAAAGTATGCGGCATGACCAGGAAAGAGCAGATTAATGAGCTTATTGCCATGAATGTGGACTTTATAGGGTTCATATTTTATGAATGTTCTCCACGCTTTGTACTGAACTCGCTCACATTGGCCGACATTCAATCTATAGACCATTCTGGAAAGACCGGTGTATTTGTAAATGAATCAGTCGAAAAAATTATTGAAATAGCCGAAAAAGCTGGTTTAAATATGATCCAGCTGCACGGAGATGAAGATCAGGATTACATTAGTGAACTCAGAAAAGAGGCAGGCAATAAAATTAAAATTATGAAGGCTGTTAGAATTGGGTTCCAGGATACTGTTTCAAAAGAGCAGTATTCAGAAAAGATTTCGGAACAGATCCGGGCTGTTCGGCACGATGTGGATTATATTTTGTTTGATACGGACAGCAAAGGATACGGCGGTACAGGAAAAAGCTTTGACTGGAGTCTCCTTGACAGCCTGGATATTCCGATTCCCTATTTTTTAAGCGGCGGGATTTCAGAAGCCAATATAAATGACTTGGACATGATCAGCCATAAGCCTTTTGCCATTGATATCAATTCCAAGTTCGAACGGGCACCAGGTGATAAAGACATAGAAAAAATAAAAACTTTTAAAAATGGTATCTGCTAA
- the trpC gene encoding indole-3-glycerol phosphate synthase TrpC, whose amino-acid sequence MTILDQIIHRKKEEVLSAKSKIPLAVLKDSPFFRRKTNSLKTSLKNSTGIIAEFKRQSPSKGIINDTSTPLEVVSGYERTGAGGVSILTDHDFFGGSLDDIAEVRNHIRIPVLRKDFMIDEYQFYEAKSIGADAVLLIAACLSPEQVTEFTALSHELGLEVLLEIHAETELQHYHSAIDMVGINNRNLKDFKVDLQHSVQLKDMLPKETLSVAESGIYTVKDFLFLKEQGFDAFLMGEYFMKNSDPGQAFAGFVNEFTHGHLL is encoded by the coding sequence ATGACCATATTAGATCAAATCATACACAGGAAAAAAGAAGAAGTTTTATCAGCTAAATCTAAAATCCCTTTGGCCGTGCTTAAAGATTCTCCGTTTTTCAGGAGGAAAACTAATTCTTTAAAGACTTCCCTGAAAAACAGCACGGGAATTATTGCGGAATTCAAACGGCAGTCACCATCCAAAGGGATTATTAACGATACATCTACTCCTTTAGAAGTAGTTTCAGGCTATGAACGCACCGGAGCCGGGGGAGTGTCTATCCTTACCGACCATGATTTTTTCGGCGGAAGCCTGGATGATATTGCGGAAGTAAGAAACCACATCCGTATTCCGGTTTTACGTAAAGATTTCATGATTGATGAATACCAGTTTTATGAGGCTAAAAGCATTGGTGCCGATGCCGTGCTGCTGATTGCCGCATGCCTTTCTCCGGAACAGGTAACTGAATTCACTGCATTATCCCATGAACTGGGTCTGGAAGTACTGCTAGAAATCCATGCCGAAACCGAACTTCAGCATTATCATTCCGCTATTGATATGGTTGGCATTAATAACAGGAACCTGAAAGATTTTAAGGTTGATTTACAGCATTCCGTACAGCTTAAAGATATGCTTCCTAAAGAGACACTCTCTGTAGCGGAAAGCGGCATTTATACTGTTAAGGATTTCCTGTTCCTTAAAGAGCAAGGCTTTGATGCTTTCCTGATGGGCGAATATTTTATGAAAAACAGTGATCCGGGACAGGCTTTTGCAGGTTTTGTCAATGAGTTTACCCATGGACATTTATTATAA
- the trpD gene encoding anthranilate phosphoribosyltransferase, which translates to MKEILQYLFNHYTLSKSEAKAIMLEIAHNKFNDAEITAFISVFLLRNITLQELEGFREALLQMAVPVTLEEDGLLDIVGTGGDGKDTINISTLASFVVAGTGQKVAKHGNYGASTATGASNVLEELGYQFKKTSEDLNEDLFKANICFLHAPYFHPALKSVGALRKALGLRTFFNLLGPLVNPAKPKYSVIGVYNLEIARIYQYLLQKDSREFVLVHGMDGYDEISLTQDTKIITKYGEEMYSAQDLGFHAVSPESIQAGATIGETAALFRKILEGKGTEQQNSVVLANAAVALYHTHQYGSYKDCLLMAEESLKNGKALQSLTLLLQ; encoded by the coding sequence ATGAAAGAAATACTGCAATACCTGTTCAATCATTATACACTCTCCAAATCTGAGGCGAAAGCGATCATGCTTGAAATTGCCCACAATAAATTCAATGATGCTGAAATCACAGCTTTCATCAGTGTCTTCCTGCTTAGAAATATCACCCTGCAGGAACTGGAAGGCTTCCGGGAAGCACTTTTACAGATGGCGGTCCCGGTAACGCTGGAAGAAGACGGCTTGCTGGATATCGTAGGAACGGGCGGTGACGGAAAAGACACCATCAATATCTCTACCCTGGCCAGCTTTGTTGTTGCGGGGACCGGACAGAAGGTGGCCAAGCATGGAAATTACGGCGCTTCAACGGCTACGGGTGCTTCCAATGTGCTGGAAGAGCTGGGCTACCAGTTTAAAAAAACCTCAGAAGACCTCAACGAAGACCTTTTCAAAGCCAACATCTGCTTCCTGCATGCCCCCTATTTCCATCCTGCCCTGAAGTCCGTGGGCGCCTTGAGGAAAGCCCTTGGACTGCGTACATTCTTCAATCTTTTAGGACCGTTAGTCAATCCTGCAAAACCAAAATATTCTGTGATCGGAGTCTATAACCTTGAAATTGCACGGATTTACCAATACCTGCTGCAGAAAGACAGCAGGGAATTTGTCCTGGTTCATGGCATGGATGGATATGACGAAATCAGCCTTACACAGGATACCAAGATCATCACAAAATACGGTGAGGAAATGTATTCCGCTCAGGACCTCGGCTTCCATGCCGTAAGTCCGGAAAGCATCCAGGCCGGAGCAACCATTGGAGAAACGGCGGCTTTATTCAGGAAGATCCTGGAAGGAAAAGGCACGGAACAGCAGAATTCCGTGGTGCTGGCGAATGCTGCCGTAGCACTTTACCATACTCACCAGTACGGAAGTTATAAAGATTGCCTCCTGATGGCTGAAGAAAGCCTGAAAAACGGCAAAGCCCTGCAAAGCCTAACATTGCTGCTTCAATAG
- a CDS encoding anthranilate synthase component II: MNTTLPINTSDTNQETKILVFDNYDSFTYNLVQIIERILNRKVDVVRNDEISLEEIAQYDKIILSPGPGIPEEAGILLDLIREYAPSKSILGVCLGQQAIAEAFGGTLINLSEIFHGVSTPAHLVREETKLFRNLSSGMEVGRYHSWAVDTEGFPEELEITAVDNDGMIMALQHRQYDVHGVQFHPESILTPDGETIIRNFLLH, translated from the coding sequence ATGAACACTACCCTACCTATAAATACATCCGATACAAATCAGGAAACAAAAATCCTGGTTTTTGATAACTATGACAGTTTTACCTATAATCTTGTGCAGATCATAGAGAGAATCTTAAACAGAAAAGTGGATGTTGTAAGGAACGATGAAATTTCTCTGGAAGAGATTGCACAATATGATAAAATCATTCTTTCACCTGGTCCCGGTATTCCGGAAGAAGCAGGCATCCTGCTGGACCTGATCCGGGAATATGCTCCCAGCAAAAGCATCCTGGGCGTTTGCCTGGGTCAGCAAGCCATTGCAGAAGCATTTGGCGGAACTCTGATCAACCTGTCTGAGATCTTCCATGGTGTTTCTACCCCGGCCCATCTGGTCAGGGAAGAAACCAAACTTTTCCGGAACCTTAGTTCCGGAATGGAAGTCGGAAGATACCACAGCTGGGCTGTTGACACGGAAGGTTTTCCAGAAGAACTGGAGATTACCGCCGTGGATAATGATGGCATGATCATGGCCCTGCAACATAGACAATATGATGTGCATGGCGTCCAGTTCCATCCTGAAAGCATCCTGACGCCGGACGGAGAAACCATCATCCGAAACTTTCTTCTGCATTAA